The Epinephelus lanceolatus isolate andai-2023 chromosome 14, ASM4190304v1, whole genome shotgun sequence region aggttgaggttttcaaatgtaaacatcgaGGAAAAGATAAAGAGGAACGAGCACCAGCTGAACTACCATCCTGCTCGCTGTAGTTAAGGTGTTAGAAAATAAACTGCACGGTCTCTATTCCACATCAGTTTCCGACAGGATATAAGAAACTataatatcctttgattcactAAAACTTGGCTGAATCCTGGATAAGGCCATTCAACCAGGTGAGTCTTTTTTTATGtggatctgacagagcagaggactctgggagagagggagaggagacgTGTGCTTTacggtgaataaggactggtgtgacagtgggaatgtgaggtgctgtcctgctcctgctgtggatcactgctatacacTGTTGAGAGTCAGATACTCGTGTTCAGGAGGAGCAACCACGCAGCTGTCTTGTTGGGATCAGGATGTGTGGAATTAAATTATTCCACACCCAGCAATCATTGATCaccagaaccatctggaaacatggacgattataaagcagcagccaatgatggaagaagacaagaaaaaggactaaattacagtgcacaagttaaaccgggtctcactccaaagtctgATGATGAtacatgatacacagctggtcgCTGTTATTATTTAACAACGCCTGGTAGTGTCAACAAAATGCTAGCGCCCActaacaaccaacgcacccagggtactttgcatGTTGTATCCGTTCGTGGAAAGTCCGTGATCACacattgatatgtgatgaggtcagagtgagaatgtgttggatgtgaAGCACTTAGTGTCTGTTACTGaattcatgacattttgcagctggagtcagagaTTGCAGTCGAGTTGCAGCAGTTTCTACTGTACATCCCACTCACAGCATGATGCAATCACTCTGCTGCTGTTCAGCTTCTCTCTGCTTGCCCTGACACAACTTCCTATCCTGCTCCTGTAAATGCGATGAATGCTGCCCTTCATTCACCTCTTGTTAGGTCACTTTTGAAGAGTCATATTGATTCAGGATGTGCTGACTTTAGGAGCTGGAAGTGTTATAACCCGAAACCAGAAATCTTCTGCTGATTCCTGAGAGACTGACACTAATGTGTGAATTCAACAGCTGAGAGCTCAGAATAAAGTGCTGCTGTGGTACAGTCATCACTGTGCAGGCTTTAGGGGATATTGTTCACAAACAGGTATAAAGCTGAAGGCTTATGTAAAAGGATTTCTTTTTAATTCGGAagcaaaacacagaaatgaCTAAAAACATAGATTATTATATTTAGTTTGATAATAACACtgtaatctaaatctaaatcttgcAGGGAAAATTCAGACTCAGCAGGGCGATCAACAGGAATTCAAACTTAATATCAGCCCTGCAAAAGTTTCCACCTGAACAAGTCATTTGACTCTCAGCGCAAAACTTTCCACAAGTGTTACCTGCAGAAAAGGTtgagtagatttcttttgtttccgACATGTAAACCTGCCTCAGAAACATTTGAAAATCAAATGAGATTTCAgcatgattttattttctttagttCTCCATAACTGTGACTTTGAGCAAACACAATAAGAAATTGTTGGAGTTAagtttttctgcttcttttattttttaagccaAAGAGATTGTTAATAACGCTGAGACTAAACTGCTTTGGTAAAATCACTGAATTCAGTTCTTCTCAGCTTTCCTGCAGAACCACAGCCGCTTCAACTTGCCGTCTCTCTTTACCGGCAAAACACCATCATCACTTCCTGTGATGGCACACAGTTTCCATGACAGCTGAGGAAAACGCTCGACTATAAAGGTGAGTTTCACcgtttttgctgtgttttaagGAAATTTCTTCAGTGAGAGGGTGTGCGTGAGCTCACCAgcatttttggtgatttttgacTGTCAGTGTGTAACTTTGTGAGATTCTGTAGGATGTTCCTGACTCACTGTGTGATGGTTTGGATTTTGGGGACAGTCCTCAGCCTCTGCCTGCCTGTGTGCAGCGGTGAGTATCAACACACTTTAAGTGATGGGATGTTTAGTTCAGGGGTTGGTGACACTTTCTGCTATCAGGTGATAAAAGATTAACATTTGACAAGCTGTTGTTGTCTTCCTGGACCTCTGTGGGCAGGTAAGACCCTGACCTTATGGTGACTCAGTTTCAGATGAAGTGACCTTAGCAGCAGCCTGATGAGCACTGAATTCACACTTGATATGAGAGAGGAGACTTTTTGCTTTCATATAACTGCGTTTTGTAGGtgtttttcttaacatatttacaGAATATTCCAGTTGTCATGAATTATTAGTGAAATCCTCTCAGAAATTAAGTACCTCTAGGAATTTGATGGCTTTAATTTGGCCCTAAATACACACAGCAACTgatgaacacaaaataaactaAAAGTACAGAACAAGACTGTGGGAGATATGCCTCTTATATCtgcactgtaaaatatttgactgtacatttacagtaaattccTGACATTTTTACAGCACACTGTTGTGAACTGACAGCTGTATACTGTGATCTCACTGTAGTTATGCCtgcatattactgtgatttagcagtatgcTCCTGTAGAATTACTGTGTATAACTGTAATCTCTCAGTTAAACTGCTTTTGTAAAATTACTatgaatttcacaataaaatctgGTTGAATATCTCAGTAAAAGCCAGTGAAGTGatacaaatgtaatttattgtgaaatattacagttacatgTTGTAATGTCCTGGAAATAATTAGCAGTAAGTATACAGCTGGGgccagcagcctgttagcttagcacaaagactggaaacaaggggaaaTTGCTAGCCTGGCTCCATCCAAAGCTGACAAACTAAAGCTAAAGCTGTAAAAGCTCACTGATTAATCTGTTATATCTCTGTCATATGTTTGCAAAGTGTAAGAAAGTGTAAAAAAGTTTTACAGGTAGTTATATGACAGACGTTTTCCTTTAgtctttaagctaagctaactggacTGTATTGTATTTAAGACACAGATGAGAGAATGGTATTAATCCTCTCATTTAACTTTCAgcatgagaaaacaaaaaggttgtgggtttgtttttttcaactgGACTCTATTTTctcatgtctttgtgtttaaTTGAAGTATTGGGCTGCAAAGTATCACACAAGGCAATCATGCACCATCAAATAACGTcgactgacaggctcagattggtattttaagtgtctggcagcattatggaaatgatccctacagagatagacctttttgtttaagagaAAGATCCTTTctatttaaccagaaacagccccaaaatcaccttcgccaaactcaccagactccatttaaataccAGTAAATTTAGTGTGTACagaggcagcatgttttcacGTCTAACTGAGTGAATttagggtttatttcaaccaaagcaaggttggtttgtctttcctctGCTCCAACAATCACCACAGCAGCTTTTGTGAGCtttatttgtttctgtcaactttgaatgtCTAGTCTAGTTTAACGCTGTTggaatcctttccataatgttctCAGACACTTAGTATAATGTCTGACAACAACTTAgtataataatctgagcctctcagtggcaaaaacagacactttaagtggacgtaaattggcggtgcaaacatgcacactgcagctagcctgagtgtcagactgaagctcgcagaaccttcagtctgacatggcttccattgaaggcgatttacaagggggagggaatttgattttttccctaaccaatcagtagagatcaacgactcacccagaatctgacgtcattagtatccatgcctcgggggtgccgaaaacaagcgagcattgcccgtttaaaatgtctctgtcgtcgtgcacgcccagctgcatcgctgttaaatccagtttagcagcttccttaatttggtcctccattaacgcgagtagtggcgaaatacctcgatagcatcgttaatgtggtctgtaggatctgtaacggtcgccattgttgctatcctcaccagttacccaccggcgtacagcttgacatcagcgtggtgctgattggctaatcgctagacccccggcgttcattggtctgTCCATCGTTTGGATGAGATAAattgcaaattcattgaagtctgccagaccagagatgcaagcctactcagttgagtgggcggggtctatggtctggaaccaggctacactgcagcctgttttgcagctgcagcgctctcgTTTGATACTGGAGCAGTtgcaaaaattgttgttccaaCCGATcagttagacacaaaaacatgggacagtagtgtccaggttgaaaaatactgaagccTTTCATGTGAAGGTGGAAAAATGGTTAAAAGTCCTCATTAAACTCTGTCTGttgattttcattgttgatgGTCCCATGGTGATAAATACTGTGGCACTGAAAGCACATCAAGCTCTGCAATTCAGTGTAATTCAGTTCTACCTGTAGGCCACATAGTGGTTGAAATTTTGACATGTTGACTTGTTTGCTGTCTGGTGAGGAGTTTGCTGTGAGTTTTTCCAGTCTGTGTTCAGTGGAAAAAGTAGGTGGAAAGTGTTTGTTTGGCCTCTTAGCGAGCGATAGTCACCAGTTAGTCTACATTCAGGAATCACCTGGTTTTGTTCAGGGCGTGTGTGAACGCCGCAGTCTCATTGTGACAACGGGATCTCTGCAGAGCTGCCGTCTGCAGTAAAACCACAGTGCTTCGTCTTTTAATGTCCCCATGTGCTGAACACAGGAAGTGACATGTGGGTGTGGAGAGTTTTTGGGATTGTGTAGGTCAGAGCTGAGTAACTGAGAATAATGTAACAAGTAATGAGAATAATTCGATTTCAAGTAACATCAACAGTGAATGATTTACGATTGTCTGCCTCTGACTGTAATCTTCATAGTTGGATTGCTCCTtcacagacagctgcagtgaGCTTCTTGTTCATTCTATCCTTAAAAATCTGCAGAGATCTTGTCTGTCATCCCCCCTTTGGATTCAGTCCATAATCATGAGGTCCAAActctgaagagaaaaaaaacaacacacatcagTTCATTCCTGAATTGTCTCCATCCCTTTTCCTGTCAGCTGTGAAGGTGACCCAGCCCTATAAAGTGGTGAGCAGCAACGGTACGGCACGGGTCCAGTGCTTTGTCCAACCCCAACCCTCCTTCAACCAGATCCAAGCCTTCTCTGACCAAACCCAGCACTATCCCTACCCTGACCCTGAGGAGCTCCGTGTGACCCTGCTGAAAGGACTCTACGGCACCCAGGAACTCTGCTCGTCCATGCTTAACTTCACAGATCAGGTCGAGGAAGAGGCGGAGAAAGAGCGAGAGGTACATCCAAAATCCGAAATAATGTAATCTCACATTAAATGCCCTGAAATGATGTTGTCTTTTCCCTGTCAGCCTCTTACTGTAAGAGACAGGGATCCTTCATCAGAACcattatttttgtcaaagtTAAAACAGTTTTGCAAATTCCAGTAGAGAGATTTTCTGCTTTTACATTTCTGATGTGGGCGGGGCTCCGTTGGAAAAACAATGATGTCACAGACTTCTGTGCAACAAATAGGATTTTGCAACATGTGACATCTGGTGAAACATTTTTATTGGATATGTCTTATGCTCCGAAGGTAATGGGCCATATCTTAAAAAGGGTGCACAGCACAATGCAACTTGCGAGTTTAAGACTGACACAGTTGTCACTATCATGGTCAGCACCCATGATGAGTAAGTAGCAAACATACGTGCTCCCATCTGTACCCTCATGGGCATGTAGGTCCTAAAATGAGGTGTGGGCAGGTGCATTGTTGGCTTCtctgaggcagcagaaagtgaTTGTTGACCAACAAACTCTCAGTCTGAAGTTAGAATGGTGCAGCATTATCCTGCTATTTTTTAGGGCAGATTATTCAGATTGTAAGATGCGTCTACATAGTTGGGTTCCCAACACGTGTACACTCgtgttacacacacagggacatgcTGATGGGTTGCAGGTTGGTAAAATGTtatcattaatgaggaaaatatcaatgacattctgtaaaatgtgaacatagcagagagcagagcagagctgcgaccctgtctcactccgaagtcagcATGATACGAGGCTGGTCGCCCTTATTGCTGCTGCTGGACTTTCTATTACGATAGACGCTGTGCACATTTACGTACAAGGAGCAGCGTAACTTTAATGATTATTTCAGAGGCTTAAAGTTaagctctgtttcctctgtcagctTTATAACTGCAgcttttagttttgctgctgtaaagtcccacaatatttgctgcagtgacatcactgctctTAATGCTTACTTCTCCAGTTGACTGAATCAGCCATGTAAATCAAAAGTTTCAAAAAAGAGTCAAAAATTTCAGACAACAACAAACGAGGCACGGGTGGAGAAGTTTATAATATTGTACCTTTTCTTTGTCATCTTCTGTGGCCATGTCTTGTTTGAACTACGccacactgcctccaccatcTCCAGTGGTCctgaaacatgcacaaatatggacaaaataaacagactgTGGACCGAAGGCCCTGCCCGTCTCCGTCTCCATATCTAACATTTAGCATAAATAAAGCCTTACTTTGTATCCAGATTATATGCAGTTTAAGTGGAGCTTGACAGGCCCTAGATGCACCTGGACACCATAGATCgtctaaatagggccctaagTCTTTATTCAATATGAGCTACTACACTATGAAATTAGACAGATGTATGAGTGCACAGGCTTTCCAAAGAAAGAACCCAAATAAGGTGATTACCTTTATGTCACATCCTATCCATGGATGAGGAcgaatactgtatgtatgttcCTTCTGTCCCCCTCCAGGAGCACCACTGGGTGCAGGGGACACGATACTGCTACCTTCTTTTCATTCTATTAAACCTCTTTGTTGTTTCCTTCTTGTACTTGCATCTTCGTATGTCATGACTCAAATTAAAAAGACCACCTGTCAACAGCTGGAATCAAACTAATGTGcgatgtgtgttttaggtgcaGTGCTCTGCTCAGCTGAGAGAGGGCGCTGTGGAGGTGACAGTGTCTGGACTGAAagccaaacacacagacatgtaccGCTGTAAGATCGAGGTCTTCTACCCACCGCCGTACCTGCGACTCACTGGCAATGGCACACTCATTCATGTTTTAGGTGAGACGCCCACACGTGACCTGCAGACGCTCTCGTTTGTGTTCACCCACTGAACTGACACACATTTCAGTCTCACTTTCAGTCTCACTTTGTCTTCATCCATCTCCTTCATCCACAGAAAGCTCTGACTGTCCTGTGCTGGAGGCTCAGAGACAGACTGGACACCGGGGtgatgaagaagaggatgatgatgggACGGCACCAGTCAGTGTTCCTGTGGTTGTGCTGGTGGTACTGGTCATGTTTGTGCTCATCATCATTGTCTACTTCCAGGTCAGAGCAGTGTCATGCAGGCTGTTTTGCAGCAGTGTCAGTGTTGTTGGTGGATGCAGCAGGTTTGATATCATTAGTAATtattgtctctgctgtgttgtcCTTCTGCAGGCTCTGCAGTGTaaacaggagaggagggagattGTCCGAGCGGTGCCTGCTGTGCTTCAGAAGGTGGATGCTGCTGCGTTTTCATGTTAAAACTCTGCatgaaaaacacactgaagaGTCACTTTGGACCCGTTGTGTCCAAACCTGTGTTGTATCTGCCTAGAAGCATTAGAGTATTATTGATTTTGAGGGTCAGTGAAATATCGGGTCATTATTGACCGTGTATTATAAATCACCTCTGTTATAACTGAgggttttgttgtctttttttcacaGCTATAGAAAAATACCAAAATGACTTTTGGTGTCTGTGCAGGTATAAAATAATGTTTACGTTGttgtaaacacacattgtaAGAGGCACCTATAGGAGCTGCAGCCTGGAGGCTTGTCTGTGTACAAACTACTTGTTTGATTAAAGCTGAATCACTCTGAGTTTAATGTGGTGAAACGCTCCAGCTAAGAAAATGCAATGCTTTGAATCTTTGGGATGCATTACAGCTGTTTAAGTTATTTGCCTGTGAGTGTATTGACACAATATATTTGTTGCCATTGCAATGTTCAGCAAATATTCATGTTGGATGCTTCCCTGCTTTCTCATCTTTAAACTGtagttttgtgtcatttatcaGGATTTTTCTTGTATTGTTTGTgaaccaaaaaataaaacagaaataagaACATGTATGGAGTTCACCAAAATGCATGTGAAAGATTATCAGTGTTAATGCGTTAACTGTGATGCGATTAAGGTCCGATCATGACACCTTCTTTGTTTTTAATCGCAAATATTGCATGTTGCTTTATTTTGTCCCTTCTGTGTGCCCTCGTCAAGCTGCCACAGCGGCTCTCTGCTTCCTcctgctgcagtgatggaaaataaGACACTGCACATTCTCAGTTCATTTAAAGCCGATATCGGCCAATACTGATAGTGTGCTGATATGATTGTGCATTTCCACTCACTACTTTAACTTGACaggtcagagaaaaaaaacagtgtctttcaaaactgctgctgctgttgatcAGTGAAAACGAGTGCGCCAGCTTTACCCTCGACATCAGAGTGTGATGTCAGATTATGTTGTTTAGTTCACTACTGGAGAGCAAGCCGGTGTCAGTAGACGAAGCTATACTGTGGTGCTGTATGTTTTCCTGTCTGATTTTTTCCAGAGTTTCAGTCTTCAAAGACTTAAGTACGATGCTGCAAACttgactgacaaactggtgagCAGTACTGGGAATACCACAACACAagatttgtgttgtttgtttgctggttGAATTCACCTTTTAAACTGAACTGAGTTGTGggctgtttgtttgtgctgtgtgcctCATTGTGGTCTGTGGTTTCACAGATCCACTTCCTTTCTCTGTGACTCTGACTGGCAGCccactttatttaaaaagcatcaaaCCTCACAGTCAAAACACTTTGGTGCCTAATATGGAAGAAGGTACTGTGATCAGATGTGATCTGAAGCAAATGTCTCTTTGATAATGAACACGTGTTTAAATATGAGCTTTGGGTTATGTTGagtttcaatgaaaaaaaacaataaataaaatcactATATAAGGCCTGTGAGTGTTAGGTGATCATTTGGCGAGCTAAACTCTtgcatgaaaaaacaaaagcagttcAGATGCAGGTGACCCAGTGTTAAGGGGTTCTTTAATGTTCCCTCCACTGAAGTCTTAAGATGCACAAAATCCCCTCAAACAGCAAAAGACAGCGCTGAATTCTCAAACAGGCCTGGAGACCAGAGTTTCTGTTTGCTAACATGAAGTCTGCATTCAAACAAGGAAGAGTCAGAATGTCCTGGGTGTACCTGTTCTCAGCTCTCTTCAGCCCTCAGAGAGTGCAGCGTCACACCCTGATTGGCCCACTGTGGAAATGCACCAAGCTGCTCTCCATTCTTTATCAGTAGTCAGTACCCACACCTGCACAACAGGTGGCCTGAGTTACCCTCCAATCAAGccaaaaatgaactgacaaaAAAGGGATTTGACAGCAGGTACCAAACAATTAGGCCGTAAGGTGAACCAGAAAAAGTCCTACAGAAACTGATTCCCACTCCGACATTGGGGGACTACACGATctttacttcataaaaaagaCTGATACATGTTCAGCTAATCAGCAGGAGTTCGTAGCTCATAACCCCGCAAGAGTCCTGTGATCGGGGTCGTAATTTGGCACTAGTTCCTCCTGAGCATACTAATTAGTTCCTCCTGAGCGTAATGAGATTTGGTTCGCGAGTGGTGGCACGGCCGTCACGTGATCGCACTACACCAATAAAGAACGGCTTGTCATGTCGTCATGGTTTCCAGATGTCGGCGCGGAAATATGGCTTCTTCCTACAGCAGTGATGAGGAAAACACACCAGAATGTCCTGAAAAAGGTAGAAAACTGAAACATAAACAGTGCTATATGCACATAGTCTCTGTAAAGCCAGAGAAGGTGCAAAATTTCACCATCACACGCTGGAATACATACAGGAAAAGCCTAGACTGGTGGCTCGCACTGAAGGCGAGTTTCGGGATTTGGttgggtggctgtggctcagaggtagagcgggtcgtccaccaattgaaagctcctccaggctgcatgtcgaagtatccttgggcaagatactgaaccccaaattgctcccgatggctgttccatcagtgtgttaaaactgagtagcaggtggcaccttgtatggtatcCCCCAGtgtatgaataataataatacattttatttaaaaagcgcCTTTCTCAACACTCAAGGACACTTACagagcattaaaaacacaattaaaatcacaattaaaataaataaaaacaacagacaagagtgacacaatgtgtgtgtgaatgggtgaacgtgactcgtagtgtaaaaagcgctttgagtggtcactagatgactagaaaggcactatacaaatgcaggtccatttaccataacTACAAACACTGTTTAGATATCGAGTTTGAAGATATTCCCGAGGACGCTGCCTACCATCCCACCTGCTATCGTAGGTTTACTGATAAAAAAGCAATAGACTCAGTGGAGAGACAGCTCGCACGTGAGAGAAAGACTGATACGGAAGACCGCTCAAGAAGAGAGTCTGTCCCGTCTCCGTCCAGCAGCACTCCTCCGACGAAGACACTTCGGTCCAAGTCAGGCCTGCCTATCCAGTGCTCAGGCTCTGTCCTTCCTGCCCTGTGCATAATATGCAAGAAAACGGACAAATATATCACCAAGGCAGGCAAACGCCAAAACATTGACAGCAGGTAGGTAACCACAACATGCagcaccctcctcctcctacctacacacacacacacacacacacacaccttagtGGCATGACTGAAAAGTTCAATTACGTGAGAGAGATATGTCAACATATCTTTTGTTACTTAGGTCAGTTGCAGAAACCTGCCGAGTTGAAGGAAGACCACAGCATTCTTCTGCATATTAAAGACAAAGACTGTGTGGCTCTGGGGGTGCAATACCACAAGTGCCGTTACAAACAGTACACCAGGTTTTTGAGTGTTCCTGCAAGACCAGACAAAGAACAGTAagttatttattatattgtattttctcTGGTTACATGCTGTCATTCCGACATCCCACCATTCCGACATAATGCCATTCCGACATACCCCTATTCCGACATGCAAACGTCCCACCATTCCGACAAGGCTTTCCATATAAGGAAATGTGCGTTACTCAACAGGTGACTCCCTTCTTTCTGTTcatgcatttttcatgttttaagaCATGTGTACAGATGTGATACAGTCAGTGAAAGCTTAATTAATAAACACAAAGTCTCGGCATCCGAAGGAGGAGATGCCTTGAACTGGAAGCAGGACGTGGTGGTTTTCAATCACACACTCCGACACCGCTTGTTGCAACTTTAGAAAATTTTATCCAGGAAAAAAAAGGCTTACAAACTTGGACCAAAACGGCTCTATAATACGCACAAAAATCCAAAAGAAATGAAAGTTAACTAAAAAAGCAACTAAACAGCATAAGTGGTCAAAATTGGTGTTTTATGCATGCCTCTGTGCATCTGGCACACACGTCTTGGGGCTCTCCCACGTTGGTTTGTGGATGAAAGCTGTATGTTCAGCTCCCcttacatgtaaaaaaaatgtctacATGACATTTTGGTCGGCGAAATCCACAGACAAGCAATTGCAATTATTATTGTTGCATATGCTGCCAACGTGCATAAAGACGCATGGGCTCTGTGGAGAGCTCCGCTCCAGCTGGCTGCTGTGACAGGTCACTGGCACTGTATTTCTACTTACGGTCAGTGATCCTTGTGATTCAGACATGAATCTAACATGTTTCAGACTCGCCGAGTTACATTAATACCTGTATTTTGATATTTGACATTTCAGGAGATTTTGATAATAGATTATTAAAGTTGGTTTGCGAGGTTGTGGAGTTAGGGGCGTATTTGTGCCGGCATATCATTAGTGCAAAATCTTTTGGGTAGAAAAATAGGCCATTAAAGGAGTTGTCGGAAAGGCaggaggtttaaaaaaaaaaagaaattccgTCATTCCGACCATAGGAGAAAAAAATTGTCGGAATGATGGGACATTTGATGGAAAATTAAGTGTTGCCATTTAGACAATTAGAGGCCCATGTTGGAGTGGTGGGATGTCGGAATGGACGTTGCCCACCATTTTGGTCTCTAGGCCATTAACCTAATGTTACATAAGTAAAAACTCAATACTTTTCTTTCTATTGTCTGTGAACACAATCACTGCACATCTTCTGGTACAGTAacttaatgttgttttttccttctgATTCATATGTTTTCAGAAGTGAGCCAACATTTGATGTCGGCTACAAGATATTCTGCCAGATGAGTACTTGCTGGATATGGTTGCCACCTAGAGGATGGAAACTTACAAATCACCTGGATGACAAGAAATCCGGCCCCTGATAGTGTTTTGCAAGTGATACACTGCAGTTGCAAGGGGAGCACCTGCGAGACAGGCAGATGTTCCTGTTTCTCTGCAGGACTGTGTTGTACCGACTTATGTAGGTGTCATAAGTGTatgaacaaaaaagaaaccGAGGAGAGACTGTCCTGACACTGACAGTGAGGACTGAGTGCAGTGTTTTATGAAATATGTGGGGTGGgctgttttgtattgttttataCCAGAGTTATTATTTTAGGTTAACTATAATAACCTTGTTTTATACTGCACCTTTTTCATAAACATGATGTTTATGTCTCAGTGcagtctgtgttttctttttacaaattAACTTTGAAtaaatgattgaatgaatgaatgatctttattgtcattaggCTAGGTTTATACACAAGTACAAGTAAATTTTATATGGCTTCAGTCATGATTAAAAGATTAGAAGAATTATTTAAAATTTCACCATTAAACAGTGTAATAGCAGTCATAGCCCTTTGATAAAACTGTTCAGCCTACTGGTGCTG contains the following coding sequences:
- the cd28 gene encoding uncharacterized protein cd28, which translates into the protein MFLTHCVMVWILGTVLSLCLPVCSAVKVTQPYKVVSSNGTARVQCFVQPQPSFNQIQAFSDQTQHYPYPDPEELRVTLLKGLYGTQELCSSMLNFTDQVEEEAEKEREVQCSAQLREGAVEVTVSGLKAKHTDMYRCKIEVFYPPPYLRLTGNGTLIHVLESSDCPVLEAQRQTGHRGDEEEDDDGTAPVSVPVVVLVVLVMFVLIIIVYFQALQCKQERREIVRAVPAVLQKVDAAAFSC